From the genome of Thermogutta terrifontis, one region includes:
- a CDS encoding Flp family type IVb pilin gives MKSLAQKLHRFLVSEDGPTAVEYAVMLALIVIVCLTAISSLGTAARDTFQSVTDSIQSTTGN, from the coding sequence ATGAAGTCGCTTGCTCAGAAGTTGCACCGTTTCCTCGTCTCGGAAGATGGCCCGACCGCTGTGGAGTACGCGGTGATGCTGGCCCTGATCGTGATCGTCTGTCTCACGGCGATCTCATCTCTGGGTACCGCCGCGCGTGACACCTTCCAAAGCGTGACCGACTCCATCCAGAGCACAACCGGCAACTGA
- a CDS encoding metal ABC transporter solute-binding protein, Zn/Mn family, translating to MSRNLTSILSGILILAPLVGWGCRVDDREKNDGPMTVAVTVPPQKWLVSQIGGEKVSCVVLIPANQDPHTFTGTDADAARLARCRVFFSIGLPVENSPWCRAISQQSGLRVVSLADAAHFHRNSAPPVQKVAGETESHLDEAATRSDAGTEDASDHTSEGTKSPENERHQRDEHDHEVFLHTWLSPRRLVAMGEIVAQTLEELDPSNGALYRNNWKRLRSQLLQLDEELREKLAPLKGQEFFVFHPAWECFAADYGLVQVALESHGKEPSDREITELQRRAQRARIKVMLVQPQISSRAARAVAEAAGLRLVTVNPLAEDVPRELRHVAETLVSAYRERIKSSNAE from the coding sequence GTGTCTCGCAATCTGACTTCGATTTTGTCTGGAATATTGATCCTCGCGCCCCTTGTTGGTTGGGGATGCCGGGTTGACGATCGGGAAAAGAACGACGGTCCGATGACAGTGGCTGTCACAGTTCCCCCCCAAAAATGGTTGGTAAGTCAAATCGGGGGGGAAAAAGTCTCGTGCGTCGTGCTGATCCCGGCCAATCAGGACCCGCACACGTTCACAGGCACCGACGCCGACGCTGCCCGGCTGGCACGCTGTCGGGTGTTTTTTTCCATTGGGCTTCCCGTGGAAAACAGCCCCTGGTGCCGCGCCATCTCCCAGCAGAGCGGTCTTCGCGTTGTCTCCCTCGCCGATGCTGCCCATTTCCACAGAAACTCTGCACCACCCGTACAGAAGGTCGCAGGGGAAACCGAATCGCATTTGGACGAAGCCGCCACGCGTTCCGACGCCGGCACCGAGGACGCATCCGATCACACTTCGGAGGGTACCAAATCCCCCGAAAATGAGCGGCACCAGAGGGACGAACATGACCATGAAGTTTTTCTTCACACCTGGCTCAGCCCAAGACGCCTCGTAGCCATGGGGGAAATTGTGGCGCAAACCCTGGAAGAGCTCGACCCATCCAACGGGGCGTTATACCGAAACAACTGGAAGCGATTACGGTCGCAATTGCTTCAATTGGACGAGGAGTTGCGGGAAAAACTTGCCCCGCTGAAGGGGCAGGAGTTCTTTGTGTTTCATCCCGCGTGGGAGTGCTTTGCCGCGGATTATGGGCTGGTTCAGGTAGCGCTGGAATCGCACGGAAAAGAACCGTCGGACCGCGAGATCACCGAACTCCAGCGTCGGGCCCAGCGGGCGCGAATCAAAGTGATGCTCGTCCAACCGCAGATTTCCTCTCGCGCAGCGCGCGCTGTTGCAGAAGCGGCGGGGCTGCGACTTGTAACCGTCAATCCTCTGGCCGAGGACGTCCCCCGCGAACTGCGGCACGTTGCTGAAACCCTCGTGTCGGCGTATCGTGAAAGAATAAAGAGCAGTAACGCGGAATAG
- a CDS encoding metal ABC transporter ATP-binding protein — protein sequence MAAVAPLTKTSPDPSFATPNVVGRLEHVTFSYRSPTGGLLEPVLQDISLEIYQDDFLGIIGPNGGGKTTLLKIILGLLEPQQGTVTVFGKPPREVRHLIGYVPQHAKVDTSVSACVLDIVLAGRICHSRWGFLYGRTDREKALAALRLTGTADLAHRRLATLSGGQRQRVLIARALAAEPKLLLLDEPTAGVDPYVEQNLTDLLHALNEQLPIVIVSHDIGFVSTHLKRVACLNRRLTVHSAAEVTRSTMAAFYGEHVHLVHHAPCCPLNDPGCDHGCVPVPSATGRKMEEP from the coding sequence ATGGCCGCTGTTGCCCCCCTGACAAAAACATCCCCTGATCCGTCGTTTGCCACACCGAACGTGGTAGGGCGGCTGGAGCATGTGACGTTTTCCTATCGTTCGCCCACGGGTGGTCTGTTGGAGCCGGTTCTTCAAGATATCTCGCTGGAGATCTATCAAGACGACTTTTTGGGAATCATCGGCCCGAACGGTGGGGGAAAAACGACGCTGCTGAAAATTATTTTGGGGCTTTTGGAACCGCAACAGGGAACGGTGACCGTCTTCGGCAAACCGCCACGCGAGGTCCGACACCTCATCGGCTACGTACCCCAGCACGCCAAAGTGGATACCTCTGTTTCCGCATGCGTACTGGATATTGTGCTCGCCGGTCGGATTTGCCATTCGCGGTGGGGTTTTCTTTATGGTCGGACGGACCGCGAAAAGGCCTTGGCTGCGCTTCGATTAACGGGGACGGCCGATCTGGCCCACCGGCGACTTGCCACGCTTTCGGGAGGGCAGCGCCAGCGCGTTTTAATAGCGCGGGCCCTCGCCGCTGAACCCAAATTGCTGCTTTTGGATGAACCCACGGCAGGAGTTGATCCCTACGTCGAACAGAATTTGACGGACCTGCTCCATGCCCTGAACGAACAGCTCCCCATCGTCATTGTCAGCCATGACATCGGCTTCGTTTCCACGCATCTCAAGCGGGTCGCGTGCCTCAATCGGCGACTCACCGTGCACTCGGCCGCAGAGGTGACGCGATCGACCATGGCCGCCTTTTACGGAGAGCACGTGCACCTCGTCCACCACGCTCCCTGCTGTCCGTTGAACGATCCTGGATGCGATCACGGTTGTGTTCCGGTTCCATCCGCAACAGGTCGAAAGATGGAGGAGCCATGA
- a CDS encoding fatty acid desaturase family protein — translation MSSGKTLNREEFGAEVVESSPSAFSPVEAKRIVHDLFARNPLIYWVDFLVSFVVGSVCFALVRRTPLFSPQQAVCFVVSALAYYRAALFIHEIVHFPRGVMTAFKVVWNILCGTPFLLPSFVYQTHHDHHRKTTYATDRDGEYLPFARRPRWEIVKYLLTSFIIPPLVVVRFAILSPLAWTSSRFRAWVHAHASSMVIDPKYIRPEPTPRELFWIRVQEALCFLWVWGVFLVPPIFLGRWPIPFLIQAYATAVLVVLINALRTLGAHRYAFEPHPVEFSEQVLDSLNYPYRWWIAELWAPVGLRYHAVHHLFPSMPYHNLGKAHRRLMAELPSDSPYRQTIRRSLLAQLRELWREAGKASQNLRANPAEQAASTLA, via the coding sequence ATGTCATCTGGAAAAACGCTCAACCGCGAAGAGTTTGGGGCTGAGGTCGTCGAATCCTCGCCCTCTGCATTTTCACCCGTAGAGGCCAAGCGTATTGTTCATGATTTGTTTGCCCGTAACCCCCTTATTTACTGGGTGGACTTTCTTGTGTCTTTTGTGGTGGGCTCGGTGTGCTTTGCGCTCGTACGTCGGACTCCGCTGTTTTCGCCGCAGCAGGCGGTGTGTTTTGTGGTATCGGCCCTGGCATACTATCGTGCGGCGTTGTTCATTCACGAAATTGTGCATTTTCCCCGGGGGGTGATGACTGCGTTCAAGGTCGTATGGAACATACTGTGTGGAACCCCGTTTCTCCTCCCTTCGTTTGTGTACCAGACGCACCATGACCACCATCGCAAGACCACGTATGCCACCGATCGCGATGGAGAGTATCTACCCTTTGCCCGGCGACCGCGTTGGGAAATCGTCAAGTATCTTTTGACCAGCTTTATCATTCCGCCGCTTGTCGTGGTTCGTTTTGCTATCCTGAGCCCGCTGGCATGGACCAGTTCTCGTTTTCGGGCCTGGGTCCATGCCCATGCGTCTTCCATGGTGATTGACCCGAAGTATATCCGGCCGGAACCCACGCCTCGCGAATTGTTTTGGATCAGAGTGCAGGAAGCGCTATGCTTTCTCTGGGTGTGGGGGGTGTTCCTTGTGCCGCCGATTTTCCTGGGACGGTGGCCGATCCCGTTCCTCATCCAGGCGTATGCCACAGCCGTGCTTGTCGTGCTCATCAACGCCCTGCGGACGCTTGGAGCGCACCGGTACGCCTTCGAGCCGCATCCGGTGGAATTTTCCGAGCAGGTCCTTGACTCCCTGAATTACCCCTATCGCTGGTGGATTGCCGAATTATGGGCACCTGTGGGACTCCGCTACCACGCCGTGCACCATTTGTTTCCCTCGATGCCCTACCACAATCTCGGCAAGGCCCACCGGCGGTTGATGGCGGAACTCCCCAGCGATTCGCCCTATCGGCAGACGATTCGTCGATCTCTCCTCGCCCAGTTGAGAGAACTCTGGAGAGAGGCGGGAAAGGCGTCTCAAAACCTGAGGGCCAATCCTGCCGAGCAAGCTGCTTCCACTCTCGCTTAA
- a CDS encoding serine hydrolase domain-containing protein, translated as MKAALTGCRCRWMTLVVTCFLSLVLSAAVAEETSTHWPLPQAKPEDVGLRGDVLSKIRSRMEQFVADKEIAGAVTLLARGGKIVHWEAVGWADLDAKTPMQKDSLFQIASMTKPITATGLMILVDRGKVGLDDPVAKYLPEFADVKVNGRPPEKPLLVRHLLTHTSGLTGSQRTEATLAETVAKLARDGLTFEPGERWAYSPGLTVCGRIIEVVTGQSYEEFLRREIFQPLRMKDTTFVPTAEQRSRLARAYQRTPEGNLVPGGGAIWLIEDAGMRAPNPSGGLYSTAADLARFYQMVLNGGELEGTRILSSEAVAVMTRVHTGDLVTGFTPGNGWGLGWCVVREPQGVTRMLSPGTFGHGGAFGTQGWIDPQRKMIFILLVQRTNFPNSDASPVREAFQELAVAALAE; from the coding sequence ATGAAAGCTGCCCTTACTGGATGCCGCTGTCGCTGGATGACGTTGGTGGTCACTTGCTTCCTGTCGCTGGTGCTTTCGGCCGCCGTTGCCGAGGAAACCAGCACGCACTGGCCGCTTCCGCAGGCAAAGCCGGAAGATGTTGGTCTGAGAGGTGACGTTCTTTCGAAAATCCGGTCCCGGATGGAACAGTTTGTGGCCGACAAAGAAATTGCGGGGGCTGTGACGCTCCTGGCGAGAGGGGGAAAGATTGTTCACTGGGAAGCGGTAGGGTGGGCGGATCTCGATGCCAAAACTCCCATGCAAAAAGACTCTCTCTTCCAAATCGCCTCAATGACCAAGCCCATCACGGCGACAGGACTCATGATCCTCGTGGATCGTGGAAAAGTGGGTTTGGATGATCCCGTGGCCAAGTACCTGCCCGAATTCGCAGACGTCAAAGTCAATGGCAGACCACCGGAGAAACCACTTCTCGTACGACATCTTTTGACTCACACGTCAGGCCTGACGGGGTCACAGCGGACGGAGGCCACTTTGGCAGAAACAGTGGCCAAGCTGGCGCGAGATGGTTTAACTTTCGAGCCGGGCGAACGGTGGGCCTATTCTCCCGGACTGACGGTCTGCGGACGCATTATCGAGGTCGTGACGGGTCAGTCCTACGAGGAATTTCTCCGTCGTGAGATATTTCAGCCTTTGCGAATGAAGGATACCACCTTTGTGCCCACGGCAGAGCAGCGATCACGGTTGGCCCGCGCCTACCAGAGAACTCCCGAGGGGAATCTTGTGCCGGGCGGCGGGGCCATCTGGCTGATTGAGGATGCCGGTATGCGGGCCCCCAATCCTTCCGGGGGACTCTATTCCACGGCCGCCGATCTTGCCCGGTTTTACCAGATGGTGCTCAACGGCGGTGAACTGGAGGGCACACGCATCCTCTCTTCCGAGGCGGTGGCCGTCATGACACGCGTGCACACCGGGGATCTTGTCACCGGGTTTACTCCCGGCAACGGATGGGGGCTCGGGTGGTGCGTCGTTCGCGAACCGCAGGGAGTAACAAGGATGCTTTCGCCGGGGACATTCGGCCACGGCGGGGCCTTTGGAACACAGGGCTGGATCGACCCGCAGCGCAAAATGATCTTTATCCTGCTCGTTCAGAGGACCAATTTTCCCAACTCCGATGCCTCACCTGTGCGCGAGGCATTCCAGGAACTGGCGGTGGCAGCCCTGGCAGAATGA
- a CDS encoding type II and III secretion system protein family protein: protein MIRHLPHFAKLSGLLALIFALLLHPGGNTYSFEGGSPVPSGQSTGNGVVCRVTGPSQRQELTVNTSRILTLDRRIPQAQVNNPEILDLTALSPNQIQIFAKKPGVTQVNLWDDQGNIYTVDVIVFGDARELEMLLKAQFPNCSIKVTPIASGVLLSGYVDQQEHVSRIVQIAEEYYPRVINNLTLGGVHEVLLHVKVMEVSRTKLRSLGFDWSQISGQNVIRSSVSGLLTGVAPGNAGSGTAASAFTSGGETFFFSVLDGNDAFFGVLEALRQDNLMKVLAEPTLVTVSGRPAFFQVGGEFPIIVPQSLGTVSIEYKKYGTQVDFVPIVLGNGRIRLEVRPRVSEIDTSRSVVINSTTVPGLRVREVDTGVEMQAGQTLAIAGLVETRVEAQRRGVPFLSDVPYIGAAFRRVAEQNNDIELLILVTPELVDAMNPEEVPPCGPGTQTASPSDWELYMKGYIEVPRCCPPENSGSAQIEDIKQAGQATILRDNQPTPLPQPTPAGPAAPAAPELAPPAPLPPVSSGAQSSAPTGAPVSFGKQGVVTPTTSRTRPVAQTAGAQSKPASPGSLPGFKGDIGYDN, encoded by the coding sequence ATGATCAGGCATCTCCCCCACTTTGCTAAATTGAGTGGGCTGCTCGCGCTGATTTTCGCTCTGCTGCTGCACCCAGGCGGTAACACGTATTCTTTTGAGGGTGGTTCCCCTGTCCCATCCGGCCAAAGCACCGGAAATGGCGTTGTTTGCCGCGTCACCGGTCCCTCACAGCGCCAGGAACTGACCGTCAATACGAGCCGGATTCTCACGTTGGACAGGCGGATTCCGCAGGCCCAGGTGAACAACCCTGAAATCCTGGACCTCACCGCCCTTTCCCCCAATCAGATTCAGATATTTGCCAAAAAGCCTGGCGTAACCCAGGTCAATTTATGGGACGATCAGGGCAACATCTATACTGTGGATGTGATTGTGTTCGGGGACGCCCGGGAGCTGGAGATGCTCCTGAAGGCGCAGTTTCCCAACTGCTCGATCAAAGTCACTCCGATTGCCAGCGGCGTCCTCCTTTCCGGCTACGTGGACCAGCAGGAGCACGTCAGCCGCATCGTCCAGATTGCCGAGGAGTACTATCCCCGGGTGATCAACAATCTAACGCTGGGCGGCGTCCATGAAGTGCTTCTCCACGTGAAGGTCATGGAAGTCTCCCGGACCAAACTCCGCTCACTCGGTTTCGACTGGAGCCAGATTTCCGGGCAGAACGTCATTCGGTCCAGCGTCAGCGGCCTGCTCACGGGAGTGGCCCCGGGGAATGCTGGGAGTGGTACCGCGGCGAGTGCCTTCACGTCCGGCGGCGAAACGTTTTTCTTCAGTGTGCTTGACGGGAACGACGCGTTTTTCGGCGTACTCGAGGCCCTCCGCCAGGACAATCTCATGAAGGTTCTCGCCGAACCAACCCTTGTGACGGTGAGCGGTCGGCCGGCCTTCTTCCAGGTCGGCGGGGAATTTCCCATCATCGTCCCGCAGAGCCTGGGCACGGTCTCCATCGAATACAAGAAGTATGGCACCCAGGTGGATTTTGTCCCAATTGTCTTGGGTAATGGCCGGATCCGGCTGGAAGTGCGTCCGCGGGTCAGTGAGATCGATACTTCTCGAAGTGTGGTCATCAATTCGACGACAGTGCCGGGGCTTCGGGTCCGAGAAGTAGATACCGGTGTGGAAATGCAAGCGGGACAAACCCTCGCCATTGCGGGATTGGTGGAGACCCGTGTCGAAGCCCAGCGTCGCGGTGTGCCGTTTCTTTCGGATGTTCCCTACATCGGCGCGGCATTCAGGCGGGTGGCCGAGCAGAACAACGACATCGAACTCCTCATCCTTGTGACCCCTGAACTTGTCGATGCGATGAATCCGGAGGAGGTACCCCCATGTGGACCGGGTACCCAAACCGCCAGTCCTAGCGATTGGGAACTTTACATGAAGGGCTACATCGAAGTCCCGCGGTGTTGCCCACCGGAAAACAGCGGTTCGGCTCAAATCGAAGACATTAAACAGGCTGGACAGGCGACGATTTTGCGGGACAATCAACCGACACCACTTCCTCAGCCGACACCTGCTGGGCCTGCGGCACCAGCCGCCCCTGAACTCGCCCCTCCCGCCCCGCTGCCCCCGGTGTCCTCAGGCGCCCAGTCCTCAGCACCGACAGGTGCCCCTGTCAGTTTCGGCAAGCAGGGAGTGGTGACGCCCACCACGTCCAGAACACGTCCGGTTGCGCAAACCGCGGGTGCGCAGAGCAAACCGGCTTCCCCGGGCAGCTTGCCGGGATTTAAGGGTGACATCGGATACGACAACTGA
- a CDS encoding A24 family peptidase, protein MLERVLQASNHPWTVWGICWFVSVVLVWAAWIDGTKLKVPNWLTFPLIISGWVMSGLWFGWPGVWSSLLGTAVGLGLLLPAYAIGGMGAGDVKLLAGVGAWIGMTHTLWAFVITVIVGAVIAVAMVIARGAAWKHTRQFFAILYEILVVRHPERLAELAAERKPRMLLLPYGIPIAIGTIAYFLVNGMLFPV, encoded by the coding sequence ATGCTGGAACGCGTACTCCAAGCATCAAACCATCCCTGGACCGTTTGGGGAATCTGCTGGTTTGTCAGCGTGGTGTTGGTTTGGGCCGCCTGGATTGACGGGACCAAGCTCAAGGTTCCCAACTGGCTTACATTTCCCTTGATTATCAGCGGCTGGGTGATGAGTGGACTCTGGTTTGGCTGGCCCGGCGTGTGGTCGAGCCTCTTAGGTACCGCAGTGGGGTTGGGGCTGCTGCTCCCGGCCTACGCTATCGGAGGAATGGGGGCGGGCGATGTGAAACTCCTGGCGGGAGTGGGGGCCTGGATCGGCATGACACACACGCTCTGGGCGTTCGTGATCACCGTCATTGTGGGTGCCGTGATCGCAGTCGCCATGGTGATTGCACGGGGAGCCGCCTGGAAACACACGCGGCAGTTTTTTGCTATTCTCTATGAGATTCTCGTGGTTCGGCACCCTGAACGGTTGGCCGAGCTGGCAGCCGAGCGGAAACCGCGAATGCTTCTTCTGCCCTATGGGATACCAATCGCCATCGGCACGATTGCGTATTTTCTTGTCAACGGTATGCTTTTCCCCGTTTGA
- the cpaB gene encoding Flp pilus assembly protein CpaB: MRTRSIFFLALALGCGLVAAVGVQQVLATRDRATPAPVVEMKAIVVAAEDIPMGDPVKITQIKLEDWPKSKIPEGALFKVEDVEGRRTKTKIYKGSPILDAQLLEKGAVDAGAAPWIPKGYRVVSVKVDPVSGSASMLRPSDRVDVVVHFPAMPSKGIPKDYTRTILQNVRVFAVDDKYALTGDEKNQKSIQAKTVSLLVTPEQAEILTAATELGQIRLVMRGLGDNDPVETKGVDPMELLGLPTQGGDPEKEIVPGSEPPGKEDAFAQFLSNQTNSARATPVSTRGSGGQTWAMRLLLGSQVNDVVLEADTDHVWPDAMGTIWRAANNGGSALPAGEPAPTAAPPTSESAPPQDGDLHPPTDSPVPERGSDQ; the protein is encoded by the coding sequence ATGCGCACAAGGTCGATCTTCTTTCTGGCACTGGCACTTGGTTGCGGGTTGGTGGCTGCGGTTGGAGTACAGCAGGTGCTGGCCACACGGGATCGAGCTACCCCAGCACCCGTTGTCGAAATGAAAGCGATTGTGGTGGCGGCCGAAGATATTCCCATGGGGGATCCTGTAAAGATTACCCAAATTAAACTGGAAGACTGGCCAAAGAGCAAAATTCCAGAGGGTGCGCTGTTTAAGGTGGAGGACGTCGAGGGACGACGCACCAAAACCAAAATCTACAAGGGTTCTCCCATTCTGGACGCCCAGTTGCTCGAGAAAGGGGCCGTCGATGCGGGCGCTGCCCCATGGATTCCCAAAGGTTACCGTGTGGTTTCGGTGAAGGTGGACCCGGTTAGCGGTAGTGCTAGCATGTTACGGCCCAGCGACCGCGTGGATGTGGTCGTGCATTTCCCCGCCATGCCTTCCAAGGGCATCCCCAAGGATTACACCAGAACAATTTTGCAGAACGTTAGAGTTTTTGCCGTTGATGACAAATACGCCTTGACCGGTGACGAGAAGAATCAAAAATCGATTCAGGCCAAGACGGTTTCCCTCCTGGTGACTCCGGAGCAAGCAGAAATTTTGACTGCGGCGACGGAACTTGGCCAGATTCGTCTGGTCATGCGGGGTCTGGGGGACAATGATCCGGTGGAAACCAAGGGGGTTGATCCCATGGAGTTGCTGGGACTTCCCACCCAAGGAGGGGATCCGGAAAAAGAGATCGTCCCGGGAAGTGAACCCCCTGGAAAAGAGGACGCTTTCGCCCAGTTCCTGAGCAACCAGACCAATTCTGCCCGTGCCACTCCCGTCTCCACCAGGGGCTCAGGTGGCCAAACCTGGGCTATGCGACTCCTCCTCGGTTCTCAGGTGAATGACGTGGTGCTGGAGGCTGATACGGACCACGTTTGGCCGGACGCGATGGGAACGATCTGGCGGGCCGCGAACAACGGAGGTTCTGCCTTACCCGCCGGTGAGCCCGCTCCGACGGCCGCACCGCCAACCTCAGAAAGCGCCCCACCTCAAGATGGGGACTTGCATCCTCCAACGGATAGCCCAGTTCCAGAGCGGGGCAGCGATCAGTGA
- a CDS encoding TadE/TadG family type IV pilus assembly protein translates to MRARNVFSFHAVLPDREIFERLFARKCRTKPRTAQRDGEPGRRKKCGDCGRPAGVAVVEFAVVAPIFFLLVLGLIEFGRMVMVQQVITNASREGARRAIIQGATTAEVISVVENYLASGGIRSATVTVTPDPIDSAGYGEPVTVTVTVPFRQVSWLPSPMFLGGVELRATTTMRREAVQ, encoded by the coding sequence ATGCGAGCCAGGAACGTCTTCTCTTTCCATGCGGTGCTTCCTGACCGAGAAATCTTCGAGCGTCTTTTCGCGAGGAAGTGTCGAACCAAGCCACGGACCGCCCAGCGTGATGGAGAGCCAGGCCGGCGCAAAAAATGCGGCGACTGCGGGCGTCCTGCTGGGGTAGCGGTGGTGGAGTTTGCCGTTGTGGCTCCTATTTTCTTCCTGCTGGTGCTGGGCCTCATCGAGTTTGGCCGCATGGTGATGGTCCAGCAGGTGATCACCAACGCGTCGCGGGAGGGTGCTCGTCGGGCGATCATTCAAGGGGCCACCACGGCAGAAGTCATCAGCGTGGTGGAAAATTACCTGGCCAGCGGAGGAATTCGCTCGGCAACTGTAACGGTTACGCCGGATCCGATCGATTCTGCGGGTTACGGGGAGCCGGTGACTGTTACGGTTACTGTGCCTTTTCGTCAAGTGAGTTGGCTTCCCTCGCCAATGTTTTTAGGGGGGGTGGAGCTGCGCGCCACAACAACCATGCGGCGGGAAGCCGTGCAGTGA
- a CDS encoding AAA family ATPase, whose amino-acid sequence MSNVLRVAIVDPNDTGRDELKRLLLGLDMIWLEAECSRYEFFSDVVAQTQPDIGIVAIDHDRERALELVSRVSQQLPDCAIFVVSSTHDGTVILQAMRAGAKEFLLQPVRIDDLLAAINRIQERRFGQGDSKARGSTVIAVAGVTGGVGVSTIAVNLGCALARNDKNTVVLADLDLCLGDADVLLDAIPDYTIVDVAQNVTRLDFSLLKRSLTKHASGLFLLPRPVQLEDVSLISAEDLQRVIGLLKASFTHLVLDLSKAFTPVDMMALEMAQHVLLVTQLDLPCLRNVVRLMMSFSNMPGMAEKVKIVVNRLGMDSGQINLKKAQEIIGREIFWQIPNDYRACSEARNNGVPLLECAPRSAVTTAIVGLAEALCGEQAKETSKKPGRAGLFKLFAKT is encoded by the coding sequence ATGAGTAACGTTCTGCGAGTGGCCATCGTGGACCCCAACGATACGGGGCGGGACGAACTCAAGAGGCTCCTGTTGGGGCTTGACATGATTTGGCTGGAGGCGGAGTGCTCACGTTACGAGTTTTTCAGTGATGTGGTGGCGCAGACTCAGCCCGATATTGGGATCGTCGCCATCGATCATGATCGAGAGCGGGCGCTGGAGCTGGTGTCGCGAGTTAGCCAGCAATTGCCGGACTGCGCCATTTTCGTTGTCAGTTCCACCCACGATGGCACGGTGATTCTTCAGGCGATGCGTGCGGGGGCCAAGGAATTCCTCCTTCAGCCTGTCCGCATCGACGATCTGCTGGCAGCCATCAACCGGATTCAGGAACGGCGGTTCGGTCAGGGAGACTCCAAGGCGCGGGGATCCACGGTCATTGCCGTGGCGGGGGTGACAGGGGGCGTAGGGGTTTCCACAATTGCCGTCAATTTGGGTTGTGCTTTGGCCCGCAACGACAAGAACACGGTGGTTCTGGCCGACCTGGATCTCTGTTTGGGTGATGCCGATGTGCTCCTGGACGCAATTCCTGATTACACGATCGTCGATGTCGCGCAGAACGTCACCCGGCTCGACTTTTCGCTTCTCAAACGGTCCCTGACCAAGCACGCTTCAGGATTGTTTCTGCTCCCCCGTCCCGTGCAACTCGAGGATGTCTCTCTGATCAGCGCGGAAGATCTCCAGCGGGTTATCGGCTTGCTGAAGGCCAGTTTCACGCATCTTGTGCTGGATCTCTCCAAGGCGTTTACCCCGGTTGACATGATGGCCCTGGAGATGGCCCAGCACGTGCTGCTGGTCACGCAGCTTGACCTGCCCTGCCTCCGCAACGTGGTGCGATTGATGATGTCCTTCAGTAACATGCCGGGCATGGCCGAGAAGGTCAAAATCGTCGTCAATCGGCTGGGAATGGACAGCGGGCAGATCAATCTCAAGAAGGCCCAGGAGATCATTGGTCGCGAGATCTTCTGGCAGATTCCCAACGATTATCGCGCGTGCAGTGAAGCCCGCAATAACGGCGTGCCGCTCCTGGAATGTGCACCGCGCTCCGCCGTGACAACCGCTATCGTGGGACTGGCAGAGGCCCTCTGCGGCGAGCAGGCCAAGGAAACGAGTAAGAAACCGGGCCGTGCAGGTTTGTTCAAACTCTTCGCCAAAACCTGA
- a CDS encoding metal ABC transporter permease, translating into MTEFFHDLSVNPFLINGLVAGVLAGLACGIIGPYVITKRIVFLAGAIAHIAVGGVGIALFLKYSGGSYFSGLEPVHGATAIALLAAIIIGVINEKRAEHADTLIGALWAVSMALGILLIKYTPGYQGELMSYLFGNLAYVTRSQLAWMAILDLVILATVLLFHKQFMAVCLDQQLATLQRVPVLAINLLLLCLVALTVICLTQVVGLILVIALLSLPAATVARFVIGMPALLAGATLLGILITTVPRIAVYGTAVSPESAIVLAAGGVYLVSLLMTRRVPE; encoded by the coding sequence ATGACGGAATTCTTTCACGACCTTTCCGTCAACCCATTTCTGATCAATGGACTGGTGGCGGGCGTTTTGGCAGGACTGGCCTGCGGTATCATTGGGCCGTATGTGATCACAAAGAGAATCGTTTTTCTCGCCGGGGCTATCGCTCACATTGCAGTGGGGGGAGTCGGCATCGCGCTTTTTCTGAAATACAGTGGCGGTTCCTATTTCAGTGGTCTGGAACCGGTTCACGGTGCCACCGCCATTGCCCTTTTGGCCGCTATCATCATTGGCGTCATTAACGAAAAGCGGGCGGAACATGCAGACACTCTCATTGGCGCGCTCTGGGCGGTAAGTATGGCTCTGGGAATCCTGCTCATCAAGTACACGCCCGGATATCAGGGCGAGTTGATGAGCTATTTGTTCGGCAACCTGGCCTATGTGACACGGTCCCAACTCGCCTGGATGGCGATTCTGGATTTGGTGATCCTCGCGACCGTGCTCCTTTTTCACAAGCAATTCATGGCGGTGTGTCTGGATCAGCAGCTTGCGACCCTGCAACGCGTACCCGTACTCGCCATCAACTTGCTGCTACTCTGTTTGGTCGCGCTCACCGTCATCTGTTTGACTCAGGTGGTGGGCCTGATACTGGTGATTGCTCTTTTGAGTCTGCCTGCTGCTACAGTTGCCCGCTTTGTCATCGGCATGCCCGCGCTGCTGGCCGGTGCCACGCTCCTGGGGATACTGATCACCACAGTTCCCCGCATTGCGGTGTACGGGACAGCGGTCAGCCCCGAATCCGCCATTGTTCTGGCGGCCGGCGGGGTCTACCTGGTGAGCCTTCTCATGACGCGGCGCGTCCCCGAATGA